A single region of the Sorghum bicolor cultivar BTx623 chromosome 9, Sorghum_bicolor_NCBIv3, whole genome shotgun sequence genome encodes:
- the LOC8080955 gene encoding uncharacterized protein LOC8080955 has translation MAMAPCAPVSSVPLAARPAATGSPSSVRPRAAAAAAGVVRAAGATEGGRWWAPLLGWSGKADYLEAPAPAPAVAQDDEAGARGRQFVGGLTEEKARQLRARMAQTESFHDAMYHSAIASRLARSA, from the coding sequence ATGGCGATGGCACCGTGCGCACCGGTCTCCTCCGTTCCCTTGGCCGCCCGCCCGGCGGCGACGGGGTCTCCTTCGTCTGTCCgtccgcgcgccgccgccgccgccgctggggtGGTCCGCGCGGCTGGGGCGACGGAGGGCGGCAGGTGGTGGGCGCCGCTGCTGGGGTGGTCGGGGAAGGCCGACTACCTCGAggccccggcgccggcgccggcggtggcGCAGGACGACGAGGCGGGCGCGCGCGGCAGGCAGTTCGTGGGTGGCCTGACGGAGGAGAAGGCCCGGCAGCTGCGTGCGCGGATGGCGCAGACCGAGTCCTTCCACGACGCCATGTACCACTCCGCCATCGCCTCCCGCCTCGCCCGCTCCGCCTAA